Proteins co-encoded in one Syngnathoides biaculeatus isolate LvHL_M chromosome 22, ASM1980259v1, whole genome shotgun sequence genomic window:
- the eif2ak1 gene encoding eukaryotic translation initiation factor 2-alpha kinase 1: MYSSTSTNKLFRSDKRSSSSNKLLVPRSRFLKAVSNHDCTSLPSLATQDDDEVHFDTSDSDSNHEVLMAGRRYSSVQEFASAIPNHLLLGSLLEHLCFLYESNPARSRMLFKVIGQRLASINLLSPLAISDEFSTVRLQHNRAFTELIHAASSSLYPQEQEPLNTNADNSAVRLKEGLFQAQMSRYLSEFEEIGRIGKGSYGNVYKVVNKLDGQYYAVKKILIKKVSKDDCMKVLREVKVLSSLQHVNVVGYHTAWMEHVQPTTYAETLLPELTSPAQEDISDEDPERSSSSFSVVFQSISQPQADSCANTTVPPGDGPPAKPLALMQEKGQGLCPNMMRRIPENYVPCVFLGQRGSMKASKCPAVGWDMSSLLEGESSRNSIELNNNNTCEEKKCEQYNNNKDLARPSKEVHLHLMLYIQMQLCERSLKDWMTERNSKPKEEQAPRCPYGCVNAEHTFSLLRKILEGVEYIHSRGIIHRDLKPRNIFLNGHDCHIRIGDFGLACSDLILDTHESALTSLSDSPHTMGVGTFVYASPEQLKSSHYDSKSDMYSIGVLALELFQPFGTEMERVRTLEDLRKGKIPDSFRSRWPVLANYILKLTSHEPSVRPTAAELLQSQLFCNKDVVICGLQKKVEEQEEEILHLRQQIQQLQNSNSPFQNCPSWENT, from the exons ATGTACAGTTCAACGTCCACCAACAAGCTCTTCCGGTCAGATAAACGTTCTAGTAGCAGCAATAAGCTTCTTGTTCCCCGCAGCCGGTTTCTTAAAGCCGTAAGTAATCATGACTGCACTAGCCTGCCAAGTCTTGCCACCCAAGACGACGATGAAGTACACTTTGACA CTTCTGATTCCGACAGTAACCATGAAGTGCTCATGGCAGGCAGACGCTACTCGTCCGTCCAAGAATTTGCCTCGGCTATCCCcaaccacctcctcctgggctcTCTTCTGGAGCACCTGTGCTTTCTTTATGAGAGTAACCCAGCACGCTCTCGAATGCTATTTAAAG tTATTGGGCAGCGCTTAGCTTCGATAAATCTCCTCTCACCTTTGGCCATAAGCGATGAGTTCAGCACGGTCAGACTGCAACACAACCGGGCCTTCACTGAGCTCATACATGCTGCCAGCTCGTCACTGTACCCACAG GAGCAGGAACCGCTTAACACAAATGCAGACAATTCTGCTGTGAG acTGAAAGAAGGACTGTTTCAAGCACAGATGTCCCGTTATCTGAGTGAGTTTGAGGAAATTGGTAGAATTGGAAAAGGATCTTATGGAAATGTTTACAAG GTGGTGAACAAACTGGATGGGCAGTACTACGCTGTGAAAAAGATTCTCATTAAAAAAGTCTCCAAGGATGATTGCATGAAG GTCCTCAGGGAAGTGAAAGTGTTGTCCAGCTTGCAGCATGTTAATGTCGTGGGATACCACACAGCGTGGATGGAGCACGTGCAGCCCACGACGT ATGCAGAGACTCTCCTACCTGAACTGACTTCACCTGCACAAGAAGACAT TTCTGACGAGGACCCTGAAAGGAGCAGCTCAAgtttctctgtagttttccaaAGCATTAGCCAGCCACAGGCGGACAGTTGCGCAAATACCACGGTGCCCCCGGGTGATGGCCCGCCCGCCAAACCCCTGGCGCTGATGCAAGAGAAAGGTCAGGGGCTGTGCCCGAACATGATGCGACGCATCCCCGAGAACTACGTGCCCTGCGTGTTCCTGGGACAGAGAGGGTCCATGAAGGCTTCCAAATGTCCCGCTGTTGGGTGGGACATGTCGTCGCTGTTAGAGGGGGAGTCCAGCCGGAACAGCATCgagctcaacaacaacaacacctgtgaagaaaagaaatgtgaacaatacaataacaataaGGACCTTGCGAGACCCTCGAAAGAG gtCCACCTCCACCTGATGCTCTACATCCAGATGCAGCTATGTGAACGTTCACTCAAGGACTGGATGACCGAGAGGAACTCCAAGCCCAAAGAGGAGCAAGCTCCAAGAT GTCCTTATGGATGTGTGAACGCTGAGCACACGTTCAGTCTGCTGAGGAAGATACTCGAAGGGGTGGAGTATATTCACTCCCGGGGAATCATTCACAGAGACCTCAAG CCGAGGAACATTTTCCTGAATGGTCATGACTGCCACATTCGAATTGGCGACTTTGGTTTGGCGTGCAGCGATCTCATACTAGATACTCATGAAAGCGCCCTTACTTCGCTAAGTG ATTCCCCACATACCATGGGTGTCGGTACATTTGTTTACGCTTCACCAGAGCAGCTGAAGAGCTCCCATTATGATTCAaag TCAGACATGTACAGCATTGGGGTGCTTGCTCTTGAGCTTTTCCAGCCCTTCGGCACAGAAATGGAGCGAGTCCGGACACTCGAGGACCTGAGAAAGGGCAAAATACCGGACTCCTTCAGGAGCAGATGGCCCGTCCTAGCCAATTACATCTTGAAGCTGACTAGTCATGAGCCCAGCGTACGGCCCACAGCCGCCGAGCTTCTACAGAGTCAACTATTCTGTAATAAAGATGTG GTGATCTGTGGTTTGCAGAAAAAGGttgaagagcaagaggaagaaatCCTTCATCTGAGACAACAAATCCAGCAGCTCCAAAATTCGAACAGCCCTTTTCAAAATTGTCCGAGTTGGGAAAACACCTGA